One Halomonas sp. THAF5a genomic region harbors:
- the glyA gene encoding serine hydroxymethyltransferase: MFSRDMQIAGFDDALFDAMQKEVARQEAHIELIASENYASPRVMEAQGSQLTNKYAEGYPGKRYYGGCEYVDIVEQLAIDYAKELFGASYANVQPHSGSQANGAVFQALVKPGDTILGMSLDAGGHLTHGAKPNFSGKHYEAIQYGLDENGLIDYDEVARLAREHQPKMIIAGFSAYSQLIDWARFREIADEVGAYLLVDMAHVAGLVAAGVYPTPLPHAHVVTTTTHKTLRGPRGGLILSAEGDEAIEKKLQSAVFPGGQGGPLEHVIAAKAICFKEAMAPEFMTYQQQVVKNAQAMAGVFIERGFDIVSGGTEDHLFLLSLIKQGLTGKDADAALGRAHITVNKNAVPGDPQSPFVTSGLRIGTPAVTTRGFGEAECKELAGWICDILDVMAAGDDSAAIEAEVKAKVEAVCARLPVYR, translated from the coding sequence ATGTTCAGCCGTGACATGCAGATTGCCGGTTTCGATGACGCCCTCTTCGACGCGATGCAGAAGGAAGTCGCGCGTCAGGAGGCGCACATCGAGCTGATCGCCTCCGAGAACTACGCGAGCCCGCGGGTGATGGAGGCCCAGGGCAGCCAGCTGACCAACAAGTATGCGGAAGGCTACCCCGGCAAGCGCTACTACGGCGGCTGCGAGTACGTGGACATCGTCGAGCAGCTGGCCATCGACTACGCCAAGGAGCTGTTCGGGGCGAGCTACGCCAACGTCCAGCCGCACTCCGGCTCCCAGGCCAACGGCGCCGTCTTCCAGGCGCTGGTCAAGCCGGGCGACACCATCCTCGGCATGAGCCTCGACGCCGGCGGCCACCTGACCCACGGCGCCAAGCCGAACTTCTCCGGCAAGCACTACGAGGCGATCCAGTACGGCCTCGACGAGAACGGCCTGATCGATTACGACGAGGTCGCTCGCCTGGCCCGCGAGCACCAGCCGAAGATGATCATCGCCGGCTTCTCCGCCTACTCCCAGCTCATCGACTGGGCGCGCTTCCGCGAGATCGCCGACGAGGTGGGCGCCTACCTGCTGGTGGATATGGCCCACGTGGCCGGCCTGGTCGCCGCCGGCGTCTACCCGACCCCGCTGCCCCACGCCCATGTGGTCACCACCACCACCCACAAGACCCTGCGCGGCCCGCGCGGCGGCCTGATCCTCTCCGCCGAGGGTGACGAGGCGATCGAGAAGAAGCTGCAGTCCGCGGTCTTCCCGGGCGGCCAGGGCGGCCCGCTGGAGCACGTCATCGCCGCCAAGGCGATCTGCTTCAAGGAGGCCATGGCGCCCGAGTTCATGACCTACCAGCAGCAGGTGGTCAAGAACGCCCAGGCCATGGCCGGGGTGTTCATCGAGCGTGGCTTCGACATCGTCTCCGGCGGCACCGAGGACCACCTCTTCCTGCTCTCGCTGATCAAGCAGGGCCTGACCGGCAAGGATGCGGACGCCGCCCTGGGCCGCGCCCACATCACCGTCAACAAGAACGCCGTGCCCGGCGATCCGCAGAGCCCCTTCGTCACCTCCGGCCTGCGCATCGGCACCCCGGCGGTGACCACCCGCGGCTTCGGCGAGGCGGAGTGCAAGGAGCTCGCCGGCTGGATCTGCGACATCCTCGACGTCATGGCGGCCGGTGATGACAGCGCCGCCATCGAGGCCGAGGTGAAGGCCAAGGTCGAGGCGGTCTGCGCCCGCCTGCCGGTCTACCGTTGA
- a CDS encoding ABC transporter ATP-binding protein, whose amino-acid sequence MSISSRPGRDPILHVDALAKQVDSGERRLTILSGLALSVFPGESVAILGQSGAGKSTLLGLLAGLDTPSGGEVSLFGQSLGTLDEDGRAALRAGRVGFVFQNFQLLPTLTALENVLLPLELSPSPGAEARAREWLERVGLGERLEHLPKQLSGGEQQRVALARAFVTGAELVFADEPTGNLDPVTGERIIEALFALNREAGTTLVLVTHDRALARRCDRCLRLAGGRLIEMAPEEVMA is encoded by the coding sequence ATGTCCATCTCCTCTCGCCCGGGTCGTGATCCGATTCTACACGTCGATGCCCTCGCCAAGCAGGTCGATAGCGGCGAGCGGCGACTCACCATTCTGAGTGGTCTCGCCCTCTCGGTGTTCCCCGGGGAGAGCGTGGCGATCCTCGGCCAGAGCGGCGCTGGCAAGTCGACCCTGCTGGGGCTGCTGGCGGGGCTCGATACCCCCAGCGGCGGAGAGGTCTCGCTGTTCGGCCAGTCGCTCGGCACGCTCGACGAGGACGGACGGGCGGCGCTGCGCGCCGGCCGAGTGGGCTTCGTGTTCCAGAACTTCCAGCTGCTGCCGACGCTGACGGCGCTGGAGAACGTGTTGCTGCCGCTGGAGCTCTCGCCGAGCCCCGGCGCCGAGGCGCGGGCCCGGGAGTGGCTCGAGCGCGTCGGCCTCGGCGAGCGCCTGGAGCACCTGCCCAAGCAGCTCTCCGGCGGCGAGCAGCAGCGGGTGGCCCTGGCCCGGGCCTTCGTCACCGGGGCCGAGCTGGTGTTCGCCGACGAGCCCACCGGCAACCTGGACCCGGTCACCGGCGAGCGCATCATCGAGGCGCTCTTCGCCCTCAACCGCGAGGCCGGCACCACCCTGGTGCTGGTGACCCACGACCGCGCCCTGGCGCGGCGCTGCGATCGCTGCCTGCGCCTTGCGGGCGGCCGGCTGATCGAGATGGCCCCCGAGGAGGTGATGGCATGA
- a CDS encoding DMT family transporter, protein MSPSTAHSDRQAMLFGLGAVALWSTVATAFKVALAYMTPLELMWLASLVSWALMGALVARQGLLGQALRRGWRTAAWAGLMNPVAYYLVLFAAYDRLPGQEAMALNYTWALAMAFLAVPLLGQRLTRMDVIAGLIAYAGVWVIATRGAVFDVAFADPLGVGLALASTLLWALYWLLNARDHRAPLVAQWQNFSVGVPVLTLLLLAGPGLQWHGWAGLGAGAYVGLFEMGIAFVLWQLAVHRVSRTAKVSNLIFLSPPVSLLLLYLVVGEPILPSTLVGLVLILGGLGLQQWQKSPVPAPQS, encoded by the coding sequence ATGAGCCCGTCGACCGCCCACTCGGATCGCCAGGCGATGCTCTTCGGCCTGGGCGCGGTGGCGCTCTGGTCCACCGTGGCCACCGCCTTCAAGGTCGCGCTCGCCTACATGACACCGCTGGAGCTGATGTGGCTCGCCTCGCTGGTCTCCTGGGCGCTGATGGGCGCGCTGGTGGCGCGCCAGGGCCTGCTCGGCCAGGCGCTCAGGCGCGGCTGGCGCACCGCGGCCTGGGCGGGGCTGATGAATCCGGTGGCCTACTACCTGGTGCTCTTCGCCGCCTACGACCGCCTGCCGGGCCAGGAGGCGATGGCGCTCAACTACACCTGGGCGCTGGCCATGGCCTTCCTGGCCGTGCCGCTGCTCGGCCAGCGCCTGACCCGCATGGACGTGATCGCCGGGCTGATCGCCTACGCCGGGGTGTGGGTCATCGCCACCCGCGGCGCGGTGTTCGACGTCGCCTTCGCGGATCCACTCGGGGTCGGCCTGGCGCTCGCCTCGACGCTGCTCTGGGCGCTCTACTGGCTGCTCAACGCGAGGGATCACCGGGCACCGCTGGTGGCCCAGTGGCAGAACTTCAGCGTCGGCGTGCCGGTGCTGACGCTCCTGCTGCTGGCCGGCCCCGGCCTCCAGTGGCACGGCTGGGCGGGTCTCGGGGCGGGGGCCTACGTGGGGCTCTTCGAGATGGGCATCGCCTTCGTGCTCTGGCAGCTCGCCGTGCACCGGGTGTCGCGCACGGCGAAGGTCTCGAACCTGATCTTCCTCTCGCCGCCGGTCTCGCTGCTGCTGCTCTACCTGGTGGTGGGCGAGCCGATCCTGCCCTCCACCCTGGTGGGGCTGGTGCTGATCCTGGGCGGCCTGGGGCTGCAGCAGTGGCAGAAGAGCCCGGTGCCGGCGCCTCAGTCCTGA
- a CDS encoding SelT/SelW/SelH family protein, which yields MSRIRIHYCTQCQWLLRSAWYAQELLSTFGEALDGVELVPSHGGYFEIFLDEASLWERKRDGGFPDVKSLKQAVRDRLDPDRDLGHIDR from the coding sequence TACTGCACCCAGTGCCAGTGGCTGCTGCGCAGCGCCTGGTACGCCCAGGAGCTGCTCTCCACCTTCGGTGAGGCCCTCGACGGGGTCGAGCTGGTCCCCTCCCACGGCGGTTACTTCGAGATCTTCCTCGACGAGGCCTCGCTCTGGGAGCGCAAGCGCGACGGCGGCTTTCCCGACGTCAAGTCGCTCAAGCAGGCGGTGCGCGACCGCCTCGACCCCGACCGCGACCTCGGGCACATCGACCGATGA
- a CDS encoding ABC transporter permease: MSRTAWPTLLRLSARGLLRDLRASDVRALALALALAVAASTMIGFFLDRLDRGLTRQAGQLSGGDVVLEQGRPFGTEVREALEAAGLVLSDQVDMVSMVSRGDAFQPASLKVVDSVYPHYGTARVDRGDGVEALPHGPAPGEAWVAPRLALLMSLEVGDRLRLGQTELAVGGIIEREPDQSAGFGSFNPRLMMHVDDLDATGLVQEGSRVEFELLAAGSAEAVARVEPLLERLRREGVEVRDVRRDRPSLGNALARAEKYLGLAGLAAVLLAGVAVAMSTRRYVDRHLDTAALLRCFGATQRELIRLFVLQLAWLALAASALGALLGLAGQALLVRLLAAFLPFSLPAPGMLPLWLGVFTALAVLVGFAGPTLLRLKRVSALKVLRRELDPLPPAAWLVVGVAALVFGGLLWLYSGDPGLAAGLLFGGLVMLAVLWGLGGMLLALVLRVTARLPRERGSAEGLVTALRLGGQQLARRRRASLGQLLAFSVTFFAVAMIALVRGDLLATWEAQLPEETPNHFAINIQPQERDAFEAALAGAADARSALYPMVRGRISAIGGEPPQEAVPAESRGDNALRRELNLTWRETLPEGNRVVAGEWFAADEDAAAGWLDEVAAEPRPAAGGASAGDTAVPISVEDGLAARLGLALGDRLTFTIGSDEVIGEVTSLRSLDWESFRPNFFVIFPPGVLERFGHSFITAFHLGDDDRDLLRELVRDFPGVTLLDVEAILAQVREVLTQVTRAVELVLAFVLLAGISVLYASLTASLPVRAHESGLLRVFGAGNRLLSRMQAAEFAVLGLASGLMGALLAELAAAGIYLAWFDLAPRFHWELWLALPLVGALLIGAIGHLLSRGLRRQAPAASLGLLGEA; encoded by the coding sequence ATGAGCCGCACCGCCTGGCCGACCCTGCTGCGCCTCTCGGCGCGCGGCCTGCTGCGCGACCTGCGCGCCTCCGACGTGCGCGCCCTGGCGCTGGCCCTGGCGCTGGCCGTGGCGGCCTCCACCATGATCGGCTTCTTCCTCGATCGCCTCGACCGCGGCCTGACCCGTCAGGCCGGCCAGCTCTCCGGCGGCGACGTGGTGCTGGAGCAGGGGCGCCCCTTCGGCACCGAGGTCCGTGAGGCCCTGGAAGCGGCGGGCCTCGTGCTCTCCGACCAGGTCGACATGGTCTCCATGGTCAGCCGCGGCGACGCCTTCCAGCCGGCGAGCCTCAAGGTCGTCGATAGCGTCTACCCCCACTACGGCACGGCCCGGGTGGATCGCGGCGACGGCGTCGAGGCGCTGCCCCACGGCCCGGCGCCAGGGGAGGCCTGGGTGGCGCCGCGCCTGGCGCTGCTGATGTCGCTCGAGGTGGGCGATCGGCTCCGCCTGGGCCAGACCGAGCTCGCGGTCGGCGGGATCATCGAGCGCGAGCCCGACCAGTCGGCCGGCTTCGGCAGCTTCAATCCGCGGCTGATGATGCACGTGGACGATCTGGACGCCACGGGCCTCGTCCAGGAGGGCTCCCGGGTCGAGTTCGAGCTGCTGGCCGCCGGCAGCGCCGAGGCGGTGGCGCGGGTCGAGCCGCTGCTCGAGCGGCTGCGCCGCGAGGGCGTGGAGGTGCGCGACGTGCGCCGTGACCGCCCGTCGCTCGGCAACGCCCTGGCGCGGGCCGAGAAGTACCTGGGCCTCGCCGGGCTCGCCGCCGTGCTGCTGGCCGGGGTGGCCGTGGCCATGTCGACCCGCCGCTACGTCGACCGCCATCTCGACACCGCGGCGCTGCTGCGCTGCTTCGGGGCCACCCAGCGCGAGCTGATCCGCCTCTTCGTGCTGCAGCTGGCCTGGCTGGCGCTCGCCGCCTCGGCGCTCGGCGCGCTGCTGGGCCTGGCCGGCCAGGCGCTGCTGGTGCGGCTGCTCGCGGCCTTCCTGCCGTTCAGCCTGCCCGCCCCGGGGATGCTGCCGCTGTGGCTCGGGGTCTTCACCGCCCTGGCGGTGCTGGTCGGCTTCGCCGGGCCGACCCTGCTGCGCCTGAAACGCGTCAGCGCCCTCAAGGTGCTGCGCCGGGAGCTCGACCCGCTGCCGCCCGCCGCCTGGCTGGTGGTGGGCGTGGCGGCGCTGGTCTTCGGCGGCCTCCTGTGGCTCTACTCCGGCGATCCGGGGCTCGCGGCCGGCCTGCTGTTCGGCGGCCTGGTGATGCTGGCGGTGCTCTGGGGGCTCGGCGGGATGCTGCTGGCCCTGGTGCTGCGAGTCACCGCGAGGCTGCCCCGGGAGCGCGGCAGCGCAGAGGGGCTGGTCACGGCCCTGCGCCTGGGCGGCCAGCAGCTGGCGCGGCGCCGCCGGGCGAGCCTCGGCCAGCTGCTGGCCTTCTCGGTGACCTTCTTCGCCGTGGCCATGATCGCCCTGGTGCGCGGCGACCTGCTCGCCACCTGGGAGGCCCAGCTGCCGGAAGAGACACCGAACCATTTCGCCATCAATATCCAGCCCCAGGAGCGGGACGCCTTCGAGGCGGCGCTCGCCGGCGCCGCGGACGCGCGCAGCGCCCTCTATCCCATGGTTCGCGGGCGCATCAGCGCCATCGGCGGCGAGCCTCCGCAGGAGGCGGTGCCGGCCGAGTCCCGGGGCGACAACGCCCTGCGCCGCGAGCTCAACCTCACCTGGCGCGAGACCCTGCCCGAGGGCAACCGGGTGGTGGCCGGGGAGTGGTTTGCCGCCGATGAAGACGCCGCCGCGGGCTGGCTCGACGAGGTGGCCGCCGAGCCGCGCCCGGCGGCCGGAGGCGCGAGCGCCGGCGACACGGCCGTGCCGATCTCGGTGGAGGACGGCCTGGCCGCGCGGCTCGGCCTCGCCCTCGGGGATCGGCTGACCTTCACCATCGGCAGCGACGAGGTGATCGGCGAGGTGACGAGCCTGAGAAGCCTCGACTGGGAGAGCTTTCGGCCCAATTTCTTCGTGATCTTCCCGCCCGGGGTGCTGGAGCGCTTCGGCCACAGCTTCATCACCGCCTTCCACCTCGGCGACGACGACCGCGACCTGCTGCGCGAGCTGGTGCGGGACTTCCCCGGGGTCACCCTGCTCGACGTGGAGGCGATCCTCGCCCAGGTGCGCGAGGTACTGACCCAGGTCACCCGGGCGGTGGAGCTGGTGCTCGCCTTCGTGCTGCTGGCCGGCATCAGCGTGCTCTACGCCTCGCTCACCGCGAGCCTGCCGGTGCGCGCCCACGAGAGCGGGCTGCTGCGGGTGTTCGGCGCCGGCAACCGGCTGCTCTCGCGGATGCAGGCCGCCGAGTTCGCGGTGCTGGGCCTCGCCAGCGGCCTGATGGGTGCCCTGCTGGCGGAGCTCGCCGCCGCCGGGATCTACCTCGCCTGGTTCGACCTGGCGCCGCGCTTCCACTGGGAGCTCTGGCTCGCCCTGCCGCTGGTGGGGGCCCTGCTGATCGGCGCCATCGGCCACCTGCTCTCCCGGGGGCTGCGTCGCCAGGCCCCGGCGGCGAGCCTCGGCCTGCTCGGCGAGGCCTGA
- a CDS encoding polyphosphate:AMP phosphotransferase — MTTHALRTRLLEAQLDLVRRRERAVVVLLTGHAVTHKGRLVNELDHWLENRHTEVHALEPRGEERERPYWWRYWRRLPDRGRIAIFIHGWYGDALFARAERRLSPGAFRDRLAEIRAFEAELAAEGVGLLKLWMDIERPVQRRRLEALKADPARAWQLAPGDWQRHQQHGLIDALGRELREATSAEHAPWRRLAFRDPAPQLERLAGLLHETLVAPPAPPLAASPVPDEAVPAPPALGHAEPRVSAPMKKASYAAALAEAQGRLARSARELSRRRIPVVLAFEGLDAAGKGGGIHRVTAALDARQYRVHRIAAPSDEERAKPWAWRFWRRLPADGRIALFDRSWYGRVLVERVEGLACDAAWRRAYAEIREFERQLLAHGAVLGKLFLSISQEEQLRRFEARAATPHKRHKLTDEDWRNRARWEDYRVAIDEMFARTQSPGVEWTLIACDDKRASRLAVLEAINQRLEARLAAPG, encoded by the coding sequence ATGACGACCCACGCCCTGCGCACCCGCCTGCTGGAGGCCCAGCTCGACCTCGTTCGTCGCCGCGAGCGCGCCGTGGTCGTGCTGCTGACCGGCCACGCTGTGACCCACAAGGGGCGGCTGGTCAACGAGCTTGATCACTGGCTGGAGAACCGCCACACCGAGGTGCACGCCCTCGAACCCCGCGGCGAGGAGCGCGAGCGCCCCTACTGGTGGCGCTACTGGCGCCGCCTGCCCGACCGGGGGCGCATCGCCATCTTCATCCACGGCTGGTACGGCGATGCGCTCTTCGCCAGGGCCGAGCGGCGCCTCTCGCCGGGGGCCTTCCGGGACCGCCTGGCGGAGATCCGCGCCTTCGAGGCCGAGCTCGCCGCCGAGGGTGTGGGCCTGCTCAAGCTCTGGATGGACATCGAGCGCCCCGTCCAGCGCCGCCGGCTCGAGGCGCTGAAGGCCGACCCGGCCCGCGCCTGGCAGCTCGCCCCCGGCGACTGGCAGCGCCATCAGCAGCACGGCCTGATCGACGCCCTGGGACGCGAGCTGCGCGAGGCCACGTCCGCCGAGCACGCCCCCTGGCGGCGGCTCGCCTTTCGCGACCCGGCGCCGCAGCTCGAGCGGCTGGCGGGCCTGCTCCACGAGACCCTGGTCGCCCCGCCGGCGCCGCCCCTTGCCGCGTCCCCGGTGCCGGACGAGGCGGTACCGGCGCCCCCTGCGCTTGGCCACGCCGAGCCCCGGGTCTCGGCGCCGATGAAGAAGGCGAGCTATGCCGCCGCCCTGGCCGAGGCCCAGGGCCGACTGGCCCGCAGCGCCCGGGAGCTCTCCCGCCGGCGCATCCCGGTGGTGCTCGCCTTCGAGGGCCTCGACGCGGCGGGGAAGGGCGGCGGCATCCACCGCGTCACCGCGGCGCTGGACGCCCGCCAGTACCGGGTCCACCGCATCGCCGCCCCCAGCGACGAGGAGCGCGCGAAGCCCTGGGCCTGGCGCTTCTGGCGCCGCCTGCCGGCCGACGGGCGCATCGCGCTCTTCGATCGCAGCTGGTATGGCCGGGTGCTGGTGGAGCGGGTCGAGGGGCTGGCCTGTGATGCGGCCTGGCGGCGCGCCTATGCGGAGATCCGCGAGTTCGAGCGCCAGCTGCTGGCCCACGGCGCGGTGCTCGGCAAGCTGTTCCTCTCCATCAGCCAGGAGGAGCAGCTGCGCCGCTTCGAGGCCCGGGCCGCCACGCCCCACAAGCGCCACAAGCTCACCGACGAGGACTGGCGCAACCGCGCGCGCTGGGAGGACTACCGGGTGGCCATCGACGAGATGTTCGCTCGCACCCAGTCGCCCGGCGTCGAATGGACGCTGATCGCCTGCGACGACAAGCGCGCCTCGCGCCTCGCCGTGCTGGAGGCGATCAACCAGCGGCTGGAGGCGCGGCTCGCCGCGCCGGGGTGA
- a CDS encoding arylesterase, whose protein sequence is MLAGSTALAASRPVVLVMGDSLSAAYGIEQEAGWVSLLQARLDGKARIVNASISGETTSGAAARLPDLLGQHRPEIVVLELGGNDGLRGLPPGQMRANLAAMIEQSQAAGAEVLLLGIDIPPNYGQAYRDAFTGVFTRLADRHDLALVPFLLEGVALDEALMQDDGIHPTAEAQPVILANVWPALAPLLEENGVALAALAQD, encoded by the coding sequence ATGCTGGCCGGTTCCACGGCGCTGGCGGCGTCGCGCCCGGTGGTGCTGGTCATGGGCGACAGCCTGAGCGCGGCCTATGGCATCGAGCAGGAGGCCGGCTGGGTCAGTCTGCTGCAGGCGCGCCTGGACGGAAAGGCGCGCATCGTCAACGCCAGCATCAGCGGCGAGACCACCAGCGGCGCCGCCGCCCGGCTTCCCGACCTTCTCGGACAGCATCGCCCCGAGATCGTTGTCCTCGAGCTCGGCGGCAACGATGGCCTGCGCGGCCTGCCGCCGGGGCAGATGCGCGCCAACCTGGCGGCGATGATCGAGCAGAGCCAGGCGGCGGGCGCCGAGGTGCTGCTGCTCGGCATCGACATCCCGCCCAACTACGGCCAGGCCTACCGCGACGCCTTCACCGGCGTCTTCACCCGGCTCGCCGATCGCCACGACCTGGCGCTGGTGCCCTTCCTGCTGGAGGGCGTGGCCCTCGACGAGGCGCTGATGCAGGACGATGGCATCCACCCCACCGCCGAGGCCCAGCCGGTGATCCTCGCCAACGTCTGGCCGGCGCTCGCGCCGCTGCTCGAGGAGAACGGCGTGGCGCTGGCCGCGCTCGCTCAGGACTGA